AAGATAAGGCAGATCTCACTACTGGTTCTAAGAAGTTTCACGAATGAAGCTCACTTCATTCGTGGGTCTGGGTAAAGGAGTCATTACAGTCACTACATTTTAGGATATGCAAGGACTCAAACTATCTTTAATGCAAACTTCCTTAGGAAATTACTAGAGAAAGTACTTCAGCAAAATGAGGAAGTAAACTAAAAGGAAGATACTAGATCCATAAAACCAGGGCTCCAACATAATATAGGGGCaaagggaagtcccaggataaCAGTTATTCAGCAGGACTAGAGGGTCACTTGCACAGACCAGAGCAAAAGAAcagaggagtgagggagggaaaatCTGAACTGATAGGGGATTTAAGTTTCAGTGTTTCATTTGATGTGATAGATGTTTAAGGTATAGGATCCCTGGAACATTTGGAGAAAACAAGCAATGGGTGAATGAAAAACACCATCAccaataaaaataggaaaataaggcAGTTATAAACTTGAGGGGGACAGGTGTAAAAAAAACGAAATACTCCTATCATATTACTCGTCTCTGAAGTCGATATTTAACAGTCATGATAAAGTAAATACTAACTGCTGACTTACACAAAAAAATTGTTACAAAACTATTGGCAGAATGGGGTGGAGAGGGGGTTAAGAGACTTAATCCTCAACTACTCTAATTCAGAAGGCCATTTCtatgccattaaaaaaataaatagcaacatATAATTTAGAAACAGGGAGGTAGATTCCAATAGAAAGAGCCAAAAAAAGTTGGAAGTATTGCCCCTAAGGAGTGAGAGTTGAGGAAGGGTGTTTGTGGAGGAGTTAGGAAGGGATTGATGTTTTTCAGTGTAGACCTTGAAAAAGCATTATATGGAACAAACTTTTGATTAAACATTAAAGGAATGGACGGAAAAATCAGAAGACTCTGAGATCATATGCAGGGTCCCGATGGAATAGCAATGAGATCtcttatcattcattcattcatacaacaaATAGTTATCAAGCACATTCTGAGCCAGGCACTAAGCTAGGCCCCAGGAGTACAATGGTGAACGAAGACACatttggtccctgccctcatggagcttctgtCTACTAGAGCAAATAGAcaatgaacaagaaaataaatacatagaagaGATACAGATTGTAGTAACAAGTGGTGTGAATAGAAAAAAACGGATTGTGTGCTAGAAAATGGTGGTGAGGGAAACAAAGGGCAGCTACTTCAGTTGTTTGTCAGAAAAGTTCTTTCAGAGATGAGTGAGACTTGAAACACATGGAGCATAAATCAAGGAAGGATGTGTATAGACTCCCAGGCAGGAAAGGCTGGTGGGTCTAGAAACTGTTAGAATGCCACTGTGGCCAGGAGCAACAGGCGTGAGCCAGAAGGCTCTAGAGAAGGTTGAAGAGGAGGGCCCAGATCACCTTGCTATAGGTATAAATTTGGGGAGTCCTCAGAGTAcagatatttaaagccatgggtGAAGAGTGTAAATAGAGCATTCCTCGCCCAGAGGAATTCCAGCATTTAAGAGGAAGAGCCAGTAAAGGAGACCGAAAAGGTGGGGCCTGTAAGGAAAGGCACAGCCAGGAAGTCTGAAAACTTCCCCAAGAATTCcctaacatttttatttgtcattttcctaaAAGTGCCCTATAGTTTGTATTTCTGTTGACAAAATGCATTACAATTTAGTTTTGAGATTTTAGCGTCAGTTCCAGGGGTAAGTGGAGATAGTCGTATCCTAGAAAAATCAATTTATAATTACCTGAAAAGTTACTTACTCATCCCCACTGTAAATTATACCAGTGTGGCCCGGAACCTTTGTTCGAATCATTTACAGGGGTCCTCCTCTGTGCTCTTGTGGGGTCATCCGAAAGAGTGCTAGGATTTCAACCGAGATGTCCCTGTGGTTTATCCTCAAGACTGTGTCCCCCGCCCCCTTTGAGAATAAACAACACTCCACAACACTCCAGCTTGCACTCTTCAGTGTTGGAAGGAAATCGAACTCGCTGCCTTGCCCACCGCCTAGGGCGCAGCACTGAGCGGTGACCGTCACGGGCATCGTGATGCGGTTCCGTCGCTTTGGGGGCCACTGAGATTAGAAGCCAGCGAGTCATGGCCGCGAGCTGCACCGCCCCAGGTAAATCGACAGAGCGCTGGGCCCGGACCTCGGAAAACCAGCGCCAGATGAAAGGTGAGAGTCgacagagggaggcagaggcagcCGCAGGCAGCAGCGAGATTCAGGACGCCGAGTGCACAGCTTTCCGGGAGGACCCGGGCCTACGCCCGCCCGAGGGCTGTTGATGCGCCGCCTCCGTGCGCCCCTCGTCAAACGGCGGCGGTTACTGCTTCCGAGGTCATTTAACTGGGACGCGTCTTTCGGTGCAGACTTGGCGCGCGCCTGCAGTAGCGGCACCAACCTGCGCCCAAACCCGGGCAAATGACTTACCTCTGCCCTCGCCCAGTGCTCAGCTACCATTTCCTTCCGTCTTTGCTCCGCTCTGTGTTTAACGGCGCGCGCCAGGCAAGACCGAGAACGGAGGCCGCAGGGCCCTCCAGGCCAGGTTCGTCCCTCGATCCCACCCCGCGGGGGGGACGTGTAGCTCCCGGCGCTCCGGCCGCTGACCAGCGCCCGCAGTCTTAGCCGAGGTTGCCGCAGCGCCAGTAATGTCGGGGCCCAGGCTGGAAGGACACGGCGTGGGGAGGGTGGGTGCCGGCCGGCTGACCCCGCGCCCGTCCCCTGGCCGCAGATGGGGCGGGCCAACAGGCAGGGCCCGAGGAAGCCCTTGGGCTTTGGGCGTtgggggggagtgggagggaccGCAGCCCCAGCGGCGCGGGAGCGAGTTCATTCGCGTCCCCTCATGGGGAAGGGAAGTGGTTTTCTATTTTGGGGTGAGGGCAAGGCCAGAGAAGCTGCCACTAACTTTGGATCCATGCATTGAGTTTGGAAAGCTTGAAAAGGCTCAGTACTTTCTGTTCCCAGATCTTTTCCGAGGAGGATTTCCAGCCCCAAATTTGAGACCCATCTCCCCTCTCAGCCAGAACCGTGGGCTCGTCCGGAGGGGTaaggggggcggggcggggagttTTCGGCGGGAAGTTTAGAACTGGTGCGCTGCGCTCATCCTGCTGTCTCTTGTTCCGCCTGATCGTTTGTGCTCTCGTTCTGCCCTGCCATGCCCTGCTCTCAAGAGGCACAAGTCATCTCCCCCAGCAAACGGGCCCGGCCTGCGGAGAAGGGCGGCATGCGGCTCCGCTTTGTCCGGCTTTCGGAGCACGCCACCGCTCCGACCAAGGGGTCCGAGCGCGCCGCGGGCTATGACCTATACAGGTGAGTGGGCACCCTGTCCGCCCGCGTCCCCGAGGAAGGCCGGCCCGGGCGAAGAGGCTGAGAGGGCCGCCTTCTGTCCCGTCATCCTTACCTCTCGCGGAGAAGTCCCAGTTTCCGAAGTATAGCGCTCTCAGCTTAGCTTACATTCCAGCCCGCTGCTGCCAAAACTTGAAACAGACGCTTAAAAGTACAGAAACAAACGCTTTTTGCATTATATAGGGTTTCTgcctttttttaatgttgaaaatttTAGCTTTCCTCTTTAGCATAAATTAAATACGGATTTGGGCAGAGTGTGGAGTGGTAAATACCAGTGAATGTCCGCCCAGGTGTTATTTATTTTGCAACATTTATTGCACCCTTTCAAAGTGGAGAGTAGAGATGAAGAAGGCCCACTTTGGCCTTCAAGGAGTGGCCTGAGAATGATGCTGTGCTCAGTAGAAAGAAAAGCCACGGTAGGAGCCTAGGTTCTTAGGTAATAAGGTAGCTAAGAAAGATTAATGAAAGTTGCTTCTACCTTTAAGGGTTAGTAACATTTCTCTATATGTCCATATTTAGGTTCACTCCAAGGACTGGAAATTTCCAAAAGGGTCCAAATATGAAAAGCAGGGTTGTTGGTAATACTACCATCTTCTCTCTTGTACAGCACTTTTTACCTGTACTAAAAACTGGCACATGTGCTATTGTATTTAATACTCAACAACAATCCTGAAGTAGACGAGTGGTACTTTTTACAGATGTGGGAGTTTGTGAAGAGATGAATTAATTGCCCAAGGGCTTGAATATAATAGAATTTTTGACCCTGaattcagtgcttttttttttccacttgacTACTGTCCCCAGTTCTTAGAACCATTAAGGTAGGTCAAAAGTGAtattggggaggagggggtgttgATTACATGACTAAATCCCAAGCCTtaggatttattttaaagcatcCCAGATAATTCTAGTGTGAGAAGCACTGGTCTAAGTCATAAGTAccacagaagggaagaaaggagtaTGTGATGATagtgggagaaaagaaggaaaaagaaaagtgaggtaTAGACTGTTGTGGCTGAAAGCTGTAGTCCTTTATTTTCATGAATAAAAGTAGAGTGATATACATTGACTACACCATATCTGGACGCTGTTGTGAGTCTTAGGAGAGACTTCGATTTAAGATACTTTGTAAGCATCCTCCTAACACAGGTGACTTTCTGTATACTGAAATAGACATGGAAATATCTCTTCGATAAATTAGAGTTTTAACTATTTCGAGAGAGGAAATTCcaatgaaagaagtaaaaatatagcACCACTTTACCAGTCTTAATTAAGGGCTCAAAAGTAACTTCCAGTTCTGCTTATTGTAAAATCTCTTAAATTTCTATCAAGGAGAGGGCTACAGTAATAACAAAGTAGCAGTATTTGGTGTGTGGACCTTAGAGAATCAGTTCCTCAGTAGTGTCCATCTCCAGGGCCTGTTCACAGTGGTCAGCTCTCTCCCTCAGCCAGTGAAGTTCATGGCCACCGCTTGGTAAGCTCGGTAAACTACCAAGACCAGAACAGATGCAACACAGCTGAACCAATGGCCCCCCCCACCACCATTTATGTTGGCCatctattttctcctttccttctacaTGTTTTCCCTAACGATTagaggattgttgtgagaataaaatgagttaTACAAAGCaattagaactgtgcctggcacacagtaagggcttaataaatgttagctattatttgcTATTATCTACCCTTCTTTCTtggttctttattttcctcttttcatacCATGTTAGTGAAGCATATACCTTTTAAAGTCTGCCTTTCAGCCCCCTCCTGCTAAATAATTACCTCAATTTGCCAACAAAATTTTGTTCAGGGGAGAATACATTTACATGTCACCTCTTTCACCAAAAAATGCACAGAGAATTACTATATCTAAATACCAGTtatctttcattattttcctaGTGCCTATGATTACACAGTACCACCTATGGAGAAAGCCCTTGTGAAAACAGACATTCAGATAGCTCTTCCTTCTGGGTGCTATGGGAGAGTAGGTAAGTGATTTGAGACACAGGTAACTCTTTGTCAGGCTCTTCCTTTGCGATATGTTCTTTCATCTTAGTTTCATTTGGGGTATAAATGAGGGAAGGGATATTGCTCGGCCTGCGTCCTAAAATAAAGACGTGCCACCTGTGATGGCAACTGCAGTCATTTGAAAACTTTCCTTTACGTATCTACTTTTGCCTCTAtcgctttgctttttttttttttttctttcaattccttACTTAAGCTTTTAGGACACTCACATTGGCCCAGGAGGTTGTTTTCACAACTACTCActgtgagaaaaacagaaagtgtAGGTGATTTTTAACTGGTGCTTTTTCCAGTCTTATACCAACTCCCCCTTCAAGGATCAGATTGCATGTGAAGTCAGATTTCTTTGTGAAGGTGGTAtttgttttataagaaaaaagaggCAGGTTCAGGATAATGGCACATGGCATCTTATGAGAGTAAAGTTTCTAACCCCTGAAAACATCAGGCCCCTTAGCCTTTCCCCCTTTGGGTATCCTCTCATGGGGTGTCCTAGGTAAGGGATGCACTTCAGTGCACTAGAGGGAAATGCCTCacagtgggaggagagaggacaaAATGCAGGTCAAGTCAACAGGTTTGACTTTTCTGCCCCGAGTCAGTTGTCACTATAGAAAGAGTTTAAAACTTCTTTTCAAGAGCATAATTACTTGCTGACTAACTTCAGAGTAAACATAAAGGAGCAAATGGAACTGTGATCCCTGGGGGAGTCTTGTTAGCCACGAGTCAGAGAACTGCTAATACttcagcctttaaaagaaaaatgagatgagCGCTCTCTTCATCTCTTTTTGCCAGCACTGACTGCATTTTTAGtgtattttgggggggggcagtTAGGAGATGGGGTGAAATAACAGTGAAGGCAGGAAGGTGTAGCATTTATTGACAAAGTGCCTGATACAGGTTATTCTGGAATAAAATACTAGAAGTTAGGGTAACTAATGGTAGGCCTGATGATCAAGTCAGCAAGAATAAGGTATAAACTTAGCTTCTTACTCTGGTTCATTTGTTTCATACAAACATGTCTTTTGGCATCTGAATTATGAGTAGGAGTTCCAAGTTCTAGGCTAAGCTCTGCTACTCTGTGGTTGCGtttatgcctctctctctctctctctgccttcttccCAGTATGATGTTCCCATCCTGCATGTTCCCATGTATGTCTGTTCCCATACTGCAACATGCTCTGATTTCCTACCTTAAAATAAAAgtcctcttcctctgccccatGTCCCTGCCAGCTACCATCCTCCCTTTGTGACCAGATGTCTGGACAGAGTTGTCTACAGTTTTTCCCACTTGTTCACCTCCCAGTTCATTCCAGCAGTCCACAGCTTCACCACCATAGATCCTCAGTTGCCTAAAGACATGCTGGAGTGGTTTAACTTGGTTTTGAATTAAACCTTGTCAACATTTTCTAAACTGTTCTTTTCTACTTTGGTAATACAAtgtgataaatacatttttaattcagAGCCATCTGCTAAGGTTAAGATTAAGATACGGATGTTATAGGAGATGAGATTGACATGCTTAAATTGTGTCAGTTATATTAAGTATTGCCCTTCCCTCTTAAGAcagtcaatttctccttttttgttttgtagcTCCACGTTCTGGCTTGGCTGCAAAACACTTCATAGATGTAGGaggtaatatatttacatttttattctgtaaatatttgcaaGTGTTTACTTTGTCTTTGCTTAAGAGGCAGTAATCaaatgacaaattttatttttatcaagaaaagaaaatgatttttgttGTGTCTTTCCTTTTAGAAATTTCTATCTCTGAAGTTACAACTATGATATAGTTTTAAATGCTATTTGAGTATGTCTAATTTTTTAATGACCATTATGTGAAATGCATGTTATTTTCCTAATAAGCTAGACACTATCTGACAGATAGGATTTTGCCTTGGTTTAGTGATAATCTGCATTTAGTCCAAAAATGACTCTATTCATAGAAGGAAGTTTGTTAttataaggaaaggaaaagcttTTATATCATTATTTAAGCAACTGTAGTGAGTGCTTCTCTAACAAGACATCCTGGCCCTCGGATAAGTGGATATGCTAAATTCTCCCTCCACCTCTTGCCGTTTTTacaaagctacttttttttttttttttgcgttacgcgggcctctcactgttgtggcctctccccttgcggagcacaggctccggacgtgcaggctcagcggccatggctcacgggcctagccgctccgtggcatgtgggatcttcccggaccggggcacgaacccgtgtcccctgcatcggcaggcggactctcaaccactgcgccaccagggaagccctacaaagcTACTTTTTAACAGACCAGGAAACTGGCTCAGAAATGAGCccaagttgggacttccctggtggcacagtggttaagaatccgcctgccaatgcaggggataggggttcgagccctggtccgggaagatcccgcatgctgcagagcaactaagcccgtgcgccacaactactgagcctgtactctagagaccgtgagccacaactgctgagcccacatgccacaactactgaagctcatgcgctctagggcccatgctctgcaacaagagaagccaccacaatgagaagcccgcacaccgcaatgaagagtaacccccgctcactgcagctagagaaatgCCTGCACGCACCAACGatgacccagcacagccaaaaataaataaatgaaaaaatttattaaaaaaaaatgagcccaAGTTGGTACGTTAAAAACTGGAATCCATCCATATTATTCCAGTCCCCTTGTTCTTTCCACTGCAGTTAAATACTGTGAAtcaccctgccccttccctccaccaGCGGAGCCCTGCCCTGAGTTAGCTTGTTACCTGCACTTCAGGGGTTAACATGTGGCTGAGGCCTGTCCCTGGGCTGTCTCCCCATGGCGTCACTAGATGGTGCTGTGGGGCAAGTCGGGAGCCTAAAAGTAGGTTTTAGGGACTGAAGAGGAGCAGAGTTTGACTGAGACGGAGGGACCTCGGGGGCTGAGGATTGCCTGGGTTCAGTTATGCTTGACTTTCAAATATACTTTTACAAGGTCAGTATGGTCACTTAGGCCTATAACTTAAGGATGTAAaagattgtatatatttttaaataaatttcaaagggTTGTGAAaggaacatgggctttggaataACAAAAGGATTTGGGCCCCAGCTTTGTCACTAACAAGCTAGttattacttaacttttctgagcctcagtttccgtaTCTGTAACAATGAAAATTAGTGTGCTTGTCCCTGAATGATGGGAAGATTGAATGATAATGTGTCTGATATTTCCTGTCCCTTAGGGACTtatcagacctttttttttttaaatggaaactttTTCCGACTTTGTTACTAATTTTTGCTCTGTTTAAAACAATCCTTTGAAAAAATGTCATGTAAAAGGAGTGGAAAGTTAGTTTGCCTGGTGGTTGGTGTGGTATTATTCACACAATCACATTGTGGTGTGTTCTTGGATGCATAGTATCTTAGAAATGTCTCTTAGGCACAAGTTTATCATAGTTGGCCACAGTTTTTATTTCAGAAGAGGGATGTTGTTAGAATTCCCAGGCTGTAAATAAGGGTCAAAGGGAAAAGTTGAATATGCAGGATTCCGTTCAGAATTCACATCTGGTAGGTGGGGATAGTTTTCACTAAAGAGGGTTTCCAACAAATGACATGCCAAAGTCTTGACACAGTAAAACTTT
Above is a genomic segment from Tursiops truncatus isolate mTurTru1 chromosome 2, mTurTru1.mat.Y, whole genome shotgun sequence containing:
- the DUT gene encoding deoxyuridine 5'-triphosphate nucleotidohydrolase, mitochondrial isoform X4 — protein: MAASCTAPGKSTERWARTSENQRQMKEAQVISPSKRARPAEKGGMRLRFVRLSEHATAPTKGSERAAGYDLYSAYDYTVPPMEKALVKTDIQIALPSGCYGRVAPRSGLAAKHFIDVGAGVIDEDYRGNVGVVLFNFGKEKFEVKKGDRIAQLICERIFYPEIEEVQVLDDTERGSGGFGSTGNN
- the DUT gene encoding deoxyuridine 5'-triphosphate nucleotidohydrolase, mitochondrial isoform X2, encoding MTYLCPRPVLSYHFLPSLLRSVFNGARQARPRTEAAGPSRPDLFRGGFPAPNLRPISPLSQNRGLVRREAQVISPSKRARPAEKGGMRLRFVRLSEHATAPTKGSERAAGYDLYSAYDYTVPPMEKALVKTDIQIALPSGCYGRVAPRSGLAAKHFIDVGAGVIDEDYRGNVGVVLFNFGKEKFEVKKGDRIAQLICERIFYPEIEEVQVLDDTERGSGGFGSTGNN
- the DUT gene encoding deoxyuridine 5'-triphosphate nucleotidohydrolase, mitochondrial isoform X3, which translates into the protein MTYLCPRPVLSYHFLPSLLRSVFNGARQARPRTEAAGPSRPEAQVISPSKRARPAEKGGMRLRFVRLSEHATAPTKGSERAAGYDLYSAYDYTVPPMEKALVKTDIQIALPSGCYGRVAPRSGLAAKHFIDVGAGVIDEDYRGNVGVVLFNFGKEKFEVKKGDRIAQLICERIFYPEIEEVQVLDDTERGSGGFGSTGNN
- the DUT gene encoding deoxyuridine 5'-triphosphate nucleotidohydrolase, mitochondrial isoform X1, which codes for MSGPRLEGHGVGRVGAGRLTPRPSPGRRWGGPTGRARGSPWALGVGGEWEGPQPQRRGSEFIRVPSWGREVVFYFGVRARPEKLPLTLDPCIEFGKLEKAQYFLFPDLFRGGFPAPNLRPISPLSQNRGLVRREAQVISPSKRARPAEKGGMRLRFVRLSEHATAPTKGSERAAGYDLYSAYDYTVPPMEKALVKTDIQIALPSGCYGRVAPRSGLAAKHFIDVGAGVIDEDYRGNVGVVLFNFGKEKFEVKKGDRIAQLICERIFYPEIEEVQVLDDTERGSGGFGSTGNN